The Sphingomonas sp. So64.6b genome includes a region encoding these proteins:
- a CDS encoding ABC transporter ATP-binding protein — MASKLSANNVGPQPLIRLRGVTKTYGEGATAFQALKGIDLDIQAGDFVAVMGASGSGKSTTMNILGCLDVPTGGTFEFRGHHVETLDRDQRALLRRKYLGFVFQGFNLLARTSALENVELPLLYRGDAKKARHDAAMAALDKVGLAEWWDHTPAELSGGQQQRVAIARAIVTSPDVLLADEPTGNLDSERSVEIMELLSGLNRDNDITVLMVTHEPDMAAFARTVVHFKDGLVERIEAQHRQGEAVS, encoded by the coding sequence GTGGCCAGTAAACTTTCAGCCAATAACGTTGGCCCCCAGCCGCTGATCCGGCTGCGCGGCGTCACCAAGACCTATGGCGAGGGTGCGACCGCGTTCCAGGCGCTGAAAGGTATCGATCTCGACATCCAGGCGGGCGATTTCGTCGCGGTGATGGGTGCGTCGGGATCGGGCAAGTCGACGACGATGAATATCCTCGGCTGCCTCGATGTGCCGACCGGCGGGACGTTCGAGTTTCGCGGCCATCATGTCGAGACGCTCGACCGCGACCAGCGCGCGCTGCTGCGGCGCAAATATCTCGGTTTCGTATTCCAGGGTTTCAACCTGCTTGCCCGCACCAGCGCATTGGAGAATGTCGAGCTGCCCCTGCTTTATCGCGGCGATGCCAAAAAGGCGCGCCATGATGCGGCGATGGCCGCGCTTGACAAGGTCGGGCTGGCCGAGTGGTGGGATCATACCCCGGCCGAATTGTCCGGCGGTCAGCAACAGCGTGTCGCGATCGCCCGCGCGATCGTCACCTCACCCGATGTGCTGCTGGCCGACGAACCGACCGGCAACCTCGATTCCGAACGCTCGGTCGAGATCATGGAATTGCTCAGCGGTCTCAACCGCGACAACGACATCACCGTGCTGATGGTGACGCACGAACCCGACATGGCCGCTTTCGCGCGCACCGTGGTGCATTTCAAGGACGGGCTGGTCGAGCGCATCGAGGCGCAACACCGCCAGGGCGAGGCGGTGTCGTGA
- a CDS encoding ABC transporter permease, which produces MLGTTFLLAIRSIMRHKLRSILTALGIIIGVAAVVTMVTLGQATTAAVQKQIAALGTNILQIRPGQGFGRGGGGPRPPDFDQRDVEAITRQIAGVTAVAPQAQSTATAIYEGANWSTTINGTTSAYFQVQPWPLTTGRLFTPAEEQAGKSVCIIGTTVQTNLFRGGRSVGRRIRLGGISCDVIGVLSTRGQAGFGGDQDDVVIMPIKTVQRRFTGTQDIRLMLVGVDQAYSTATVQAAISDLLRERRNITGSKDDDFNIFDTKQISDTLTGTTTLLTGIVTAVAAISLIVGGIGIMNIMLVSVTERTREIGIRLAIGAVAGEVLLQFLVEAVALSMMGGLIGLVVAQIAVVSLAPVMKVDWIFVPQINLIAFGISAVIGVVFGYFPARRAAALNPIDALRHE; this is translated from the coding sequence ATGCTCGGAACCACCTTCCTTCTCGCGATCCGGTCGATCATGCGCCACAAGCTGCGCTCGATCCTGACCGCGCTCGGCATCATCATCGGTGTCGCGGCGGTGGTGACGATGGTCACGCTTGGCCAGGCGACGACCGCCGCAGTGCAGAAGCAGATCGCCGCACTCGGCACCAATATCCTGCAGATCCGGCCGGGTCAGGGATTCGGCCGCGGTGGCGGCGGGCCGCGTCCGCCCGACTTCGATCAGCGCGATGTCGAGGCGATCACGCGCCAGATCGCCGGTGTCACTGCGGTTGCGCCGCAAGCGCAATCGACCGCCACCGCAATCTATGAAGGCGCGAACTGGTCGACCACGATCAACGGCACGACCTCGGCCTATTTCCAGGTCCAGCCCTGGCCGCTGACCACCGGCCGGTTGTTCACCCCGGCGGAGGAGCAGGCGGGCAAGTCGGTGTGCATCATCGGCACCACCGTGCAAACCAACCTGTTCCGCGGTGGGCGCAGCGTCGGGCGGCGCATCCGGCTCGGCGGTATCTCGTGCGATGTGATCGGGGTGCTCTCGACGCGTGGCCAGGCGGGGTTTGGCGGCGATCAGGACGATGTCGTGATCATGCCGATCAAGACCGTGCAGCGGCGCTTCACCGGTACGCAGGATATCCGCCTGATGCTGGTCGGGGTCGATCAGGCTTATTCGACCGCCACCGTCCAGGCCGCGATCAGCGATCTTTTGCGCGAACGCCGCAACATTACGGGATCGAAGGACGACGACTTCAACATCTTCGATACCAAGCAGATTTCCGACACGCTGACCGGTACGACGACCTTGCTCACCGGGATCGTCACGGCGGTCGCGGCGATCAGCCTGATCGTCGGCGGGATCGGCATCATGAACATCATGCTGGTGTCGGTGACCGAGCGCACGCGCGAGATCGGCATCCGGCTCGCGATCGGCGCGGTCGCGGGTGAGGTGTTGCTGCAATTCCTGGTCGAGGCGGTGGCGCTGTCGATGATGGGCGGCTTGATCGGTCTGGTGGTCGCGCAGATCGCGGTGGTCTCGCTCGCGCCGGTGATGAAGGTCGACTGGATCTTCGTGCCGCAGATCAATTTGATCGCGTTCGGTATTTCGGCGGTGATCGGCGTGGTGTTCGGATATTTCCCGGCGCGGCGTGCGGCGGCGCTCAATCCGATCGACGCGCTCCGTCACGAATAA
- a CDS encoding nucleotidyltransferase family protein, with protein sequence MIPVNRTVLILLAAGRSLRFGDKDKLEQEFLHKPLAFHVVTALESVPFLGRIAVTSHTKLDFASRGYRVVPNDTPKGNLSSSIRLGVAAARELEPEAVLFALADMPRVTASLIHSLLEVADGRDAVVASSDGRHPRPPAVFGIDQCEALLALQGDYGAREMVRAGKHVVAPVNELIDIDTPEDLERLRALVRPIRDVPPYS encoded by the coding sequence ATGATCCCCGTCAACCGCACCGTTCTGATTCTGCTCGCCGCTGGCCGGTCGCTGCGGTTTGGCGACAAGGACAAGCTGGAGCAGGAATTCCTGCATAAGCCACTCGCCTTCCACGTCGTCACCGCGCTGGAAAGCGTGCCGTTTCTCGGCCGCATCGCGGTGACCAGCCATACCAAATTGGACTTCGCGTCGCGCGGCTACCGGGTCGTTCCCAACGATACGCCGAAGGGCAATTTGTCGAGTTCGATCCGCCTCGGCGTCGCGGCCGCGCGCGAACTGGAACCTGAGGCGGTGTTGTTCGCGCTGGCCGACATGCCGCGTGTTACCGCCTCCCTCATCCACAGCCTGCTCGAGGTCGCCGATGGCCGCGACGCGGTGGTCGCGTCGAGCGACGGAAGACACCCCCGTCCGCCCGCCGTATTCGGTATCGATCAGTGCGAAGCCTTACTGGCCTTGCAAGGCGACTACGGCGCACGCGAGATGGTTCGCGCTGGCAAACATGTCGTCGCCCCGGTCAACGAACTGATCGATATCGACACACCCGAAGATCTGGAGCGGCTGCGTGCGCTCGTTCGTCCTATTCGTGACGTCCCGCCTTATTCGTGA
- a CDS encoding efflux RND transporter periplasmic adaptor subunit produces MADSNLDEFLGAKPQPAWQRYLKWVLIAIGVILLALAARSYFGGGGTPDYTTEKVAQGSFQVTVSATGKLAPTNQVQVGSELSGLVTKVVVDVNDRVVVGQPLALVDPSRFQDTVNQSKAALAANVAAVAQAQATLSQSSAQLARLQEVSRLSGGRVPAKTEMEQAIADRSRAVANLRAAQANVQSAQATLSSNATQLVKTVIRSPVNGVVLARQIEPGQTVAASFSTPTLFVIAEDLSAMKLEVAIDEADVGSVKQGQKATFTVDAFPGQTFPADITRVDLGSNLSAQTTTTTASTTTAQVVSYGATLSVANPKLELRPGMTATADIVTTAKSNVLLVPNAALRFKPDTSGTPAASSSGGIAGALVPSRPRRGGGGGGGARTAKIERGGHQTVYIKDETGQPKAIDITTGETNGSVTEVTGGDLKPGMEVITGQLASGDKASSRSGGGQRRRQGASGGAASGQ; encoded by the coding sequence ATGGCCGACAGCAATCTCGACGAATTCCTCGGCGCCAAGCCGCAGCCGGCCTGGCAGCGCTATTTGAAATGGGTGCTGATCGCGATCGGCGTGATCCTGCTGGCGCTGGCGGCCAGAAGCTATTTCGGTGGTGGCGGTACGCCCGATTACACGACCGAAAAGGTCGCGCAGGGCTCGTTCCAGGTGACGGTGTCGGCCACCGGCAAACTCGCCCCGACCAACCAGGTGCAGGTCGGCTCGGAACTGTCCGGCCTGGTCACCAAGGTGGTGGTCGACGTCAACGACCGGGTCGTGGTCGGTCAGCCGCTTGCGCTGGTCGATCCCTCGCGCTTCCAGGATACGGTCAACCAGAGCAAGGCCGCGCTTGCCGCCAATGTCGCCGCCGTGGCGCAGGCGCAAGCGACACTGTCCCAGTCGAGCGCGCAGCTTGCGCGCCTGCAGGAGGTCAGCCGGTTGTCGGGCGGTCGCGTGCCCGCCAAGACCGAGATGGAGCAGGCGATCGCCGATCGCTCGCGCGCGGTCGCCAATCTCCGTGCCGCACAGGCCAATGTCCAATCGGCTCAGGCGACGCTGTCGTCCAACGCGACACAGCTGGTGAAGACGGTGATCCGCTCGCCGGTCAACGGCGTCGTCCTCGCGCGCCAGATCGAGCCCGGCCAGACCGTCGCCGCATCGTTCAGCACGCCGACCTTGTTCGTCATCGCCGAGGATCTGTCGGCGATGAAGCTCGAAGTCGCGATCGACGAAGCCGATGTCGGCTCGGTCAAGCAGGGGCAGAAGGCGACCTTCACCGTCGATGCCTTTCCGGGCCAGACCTTCCCCGCCGACATCACCCGCGTCGATCTCGGCTCGAACCTGAGCGCGCAGACCACCACGACGACTGCGAGTACGACCACCGCGCAAGTGGTGTCTTATGGCGCGACGCTGAGCGTGGCCAATCCCAAGCTCGAGCTGCGCCCGGGCATGACCGCCACCGCCGACATCGTCACGACGGCGAAGAGCAATGTCCTACTCGTCCCCAACGCCGCGCTGCGCTTCAAACCCGATACAAGCGGCACCCCCGCTGCGAGCAGCAGTGGCGGGATCGCCGGCGCACTCGTCCCATCCCGCCCGCGTCGCGGCGGTGGCGGTGGTGGTGGCGCGCGCACCGCGAAAATCGAGCGCGGTGGCCATCAGACCGTCTATATCAAGGACGAGACCGGACAGCCCAAGGCGATTGACATCACCACCGGCGAAACCAATGGATCGGTCACCGAAGTCACCGGCGGCGACCTGAAGCCGGGCATGGAAGTGATCACCGGCCAGCTGGCAAGCGGCGACAAGGCGTCGTCGCGCAGCGGCGGTGGCCAGCGTCGTCGCCAAGGCGCGTCGGGTGGCGCTGCAAGTGGCCAGTAA
- a CDS encoding efflux transporter outer membrane subunit, translating into MDQKPHHDHLSSMVSSRISLLFVIALPLQACAVGPNYRPPATASLGVPGTYSTPAPTGALPDITTWWTSFNDPLLDSIVDRARRDNLDIAQALSRLRQAREGLVQSRADLLPQVGASAGYSRTFNLKGQSFGNVTDAGIVNQSYSVSGDVSYQADIFGGVRRSIEAARGTYEASGFDLATVQTSIASEVARNYILARSAQANLAIARASLAIQDDNLEIAGFRVQAGLVSSLDSEQARAQRAQTAAQVPSLEQSFQQAANRLGVLTGQAPGSLKTELAATAPIPIGPMAVPVGLPADIIRQRPDVRAAERNLAVATAQIGVAEAQLYPALNIGGSISTNAGVLSSLADVITGRLFANIAQTIFDGGRNRSVVRARKAAADGAFAAYKSTVLTSLEDVENALTALDTAKARQREFAIQLDASNNAAILARSQYRAGLTDITTLNGSESSLLSAQNGLAGAKADQAQALVQLYLALGGGWNSTETPQAPQE; encoded by the coding sequence ATGGACCAAAAGCCGCACCACGACCATTTGAGCAGCATGGTCAGTTCGCGCATCTCTCTTCTGTTCGTCATCGCCCTGCCACTTCAGGCTTGCGCGGTTGGCCCGAACTACAGGCCACCGGCCACAGCGTCGCTCGGCGTACCCGGGACTTATTCGACGCCGGCGCCAACGGGGGCGTTGCCCGACATTACGACCTGGTGGACCAGTTTCAACGATCCGCTGCTCGACTCGATCGTCGATCGCGCGCGGCGCGACAATCTCGATATTGCCCAGGCATTATCGCGCCTGCGCCAGGCACGCGAAGGGCTGGTCCAGTCGCGCGCCGATCTCCTGCCGCAGGTCGGTGCATCGGCGGGCTATTCGCGCACTTTCAACCTGAAAGGGCAGAGTTTCGGCAACGTCACCGATGCCGGGATCGTCAACCAGAGCTATTCCGTGTCGGGCGACGTGTCCTATCAGGCCGACATATTCGGCGGGGTAAGGCGTTCGATCGAGGCGGCACGCGGCACTTATGAAGCGAGCGGCTTCGACCTCGCCACGGTGCAGACCTCGATCGCGTCGGAAGTGGCGCGCAACTATATCCTCGCGCGTTCGGCGCAAGCCAATCTCGCCATCGCCCGCGCCTCGCTCGCGATCCAGGACGACAATCTCGAAATCGCCGGCTTCCGCGTCCAGGCGGGGCTCGTGTCATCACTCGATAGCGAACAGGCACGCGCGCAGCGGGCACAGACCGCGGCGCAAGTGCCGTCGCTCGAACAGAGTTTCCAGCAAGCGGCGAACCGGCTCGGCGTATTGACCGGCCAGGCGCCGGGTTCGCTCAAGACCGAACTGGCGGCGACCGCGCCGATTCCGATCGGGCCCATGGCCGTGCCGGTCGGCCTGCCCGCCGACATCATCCGCCAGCGTCCCGATGTCCGCGCCGCCGAACGCAATCTCGCCGTCGCGACCGCGCAGATCGGCGTGGCCGAGGCGCAGCTTTACCCCGCACTCAATATCGGCGGCAGCATCAGCACCAATGCCGGCGTGCTCAGCTCGCTCGCCGATGTCATCACCGGCCGACTGTTCGCCAACATCGCGCAGACGATCTTCGATGGCGGGCGTAATCGCTCGGTAGTGCGCGCGCGCAAGGCGGCCGCCGATGGAGCATTCGCGGCATATAAATCGACCGTGCTGACATCGCTGGAGGATGTCGAGAATGCGCTGACCGCGCTCGATACCGCAAAGGCGCGTCAGCGCGAATTCGCGATCCAGCTCGACGCGTCGAACAATGCCGCGATCCTGGCGCGCAGCCAATATCGTGCCGGCCTGACCGACATCACCACGCTCAACGGTTCGGAAAGCTCATTGCTGTCCGCGCAGAATGGTCTGGCGGGCGCAAAGGCCGATCAGGCGCAGGCGCTGGTGCAACTCTATCTCGCGCTGGGCGGTGGCTGGAACAGCACCGAAACCCCGCAAGCCCCCCAGGAATAA